One stretch of Nocardioides perillae DNA includes these proteins:
- a CDS encoding DUF4383 domain-containing protein: MATHHGGTAAHGDHDRDVPLVGKAAGLVGAVFLLVGILGFIPGITTNFDDLTFAGHHSEAKLLGIFQVSVLHNIVHLLFGVVGLAVAKKAAAARSYLLFGGIVYLALWLYGLVIDLQSSANFVPVNTADNWLHFVLGVGMVALAFLTDRRSKVGAGHPA; the protein is encoded by the coding sequence ATGGCAACGCACCACGGCGGCACCGCCGCCCACGGCGATCACGACCGCGACGTCCCGCTCGTCGGCAAGGCCGCCGGCCTCGTCGGCGCGGTCTTCCTGCTCGTCGGCATCCTGGGCTTCATCCCCGGCATCACGACGAACTTCGACGACCTGACCTTCGCCGGCCACCACTCCGAGGCCAAGCTACTCGGCATCTTCCAGGTCTCGGTGCTGCACAACATCGTGCACCTGCTCTTCGGCGTCGTCGGCCTGGCCGTGGCCAAGAAGGCGGCCGCCGCCCGCAGCTACCTGCTCTTCGGCGGCATCGTCTACCTCGCCCTGTGGCTCTACGGGCTGGTCATCGACCTGCAGTCGTCGGCCAACTTCGTGCCGGTCAACACGGCTGACAACTGGCTGCACTTCGTGCTGGGCGTCGGCATGGTCGCGCTGGCCTTCCTCACCGACCGCCGCTCCAAGGTCGGCGCGGGCCACCCGGCCTGA
- a CDS encoding alpha/beta hydrolase, which translates to MTPADSNPAASGKPPAWDREHTVRHDGLVFDVHEAGPVDGTPVLLLHGFPQSARSWRRVVGMLRAADRDLRLVAPDQRGYSPGARPAEVAAYRTATLAADVLGVADALGLERVHLVGHDWGAAVAWTVAAHHPERLASLTALSIPHLAAFGRAIAEDPEQQALSSYIGVFRREGAEELLLADDARRLRAMYAGQVDADDVEAYVALMAGGAAAPALHWYRAMGRDLRDLPAVRVPTTYVWGEEDQATARASAQWCADHVDADYRFVALPGAGHWTPDQQPDVVAREVLARVRGVAAPPA; encoded by the coding sequence GTGACCCCCGCCGACAGCAACCCGGCCGCCTCGGGCAAGCCCCCCGCCTGGGACCGCGAGCACACAGTGCGCCACGACGGTCTGGTCTTCGACGTGCACGAGGCAGGACCGGTCGACGGCACGCCGGTGCTGCTCCTGCACGGCTTCCCGCAGTCGGCGCGGAGCTGGCGGCGCGTCGTCGGCATGCTGCGCGCCGCCGACCGCGACCTGCGGCTCGTCGCGCCCGACCAGCGCGGCTACAGCCCCGGTGCGCGCCCGGCCGAGGTCGCGGCGTACCGGACCGCCACGCTCGCCGCGGACGTGCTCGGCGTCGCCGACGCCCTCGGCCTCGAGCGCGTCCACCTCGTCGGCCACGACTGGGGTGCCGCCGTCGCCTGGACCGTCGCGGCCCACCACCCCGAGCGCCTGGCCAGCCTGACGGCCCTCTCGATCCCGCACCTGGCGGCCTTCGGTCGCGCGATCGCCGAGGACCCCGAGCAGCAGGCGCTGTCCTCCTACATCGGCGTCTTCCGTCGCGAGGGCGCCGAGGAGCTCCTGCTGGCCGACGACGCGCGGCGCCTGCGCGCCATGTACGCCGGGCAGGTCGACGCCGACGACGTCGAGGCCTACGTCGCGCTCATGGCCGGCGGGGCCGCGGCGCCGGCGCTGCACTGGTACCGCGCGATGGGCCGCGACCTCCGTGACCTGCCGGCGGTCCGGGTGCCGACGACCTACGTCTGGGGCGAGGAGGACCAGGCGACGGCCCGGGCGAGCGCGCAGTGGTGCGCCGACCACGTCGATGCCGACTACCGCTTCGTCGCGCTGCCCGGCGCCGGGCACTGGACCCCCGACCAGCAGCCCGACGTCGTGGCGCGCGAGGTCCTCGCGCGCGTGCGCGGCGTGGCTGCCCCGCCGGCGTGA
- a CDS encoding fused MFS/spermidine synthase translates to MSEAADPRPTGEVRIEPAGRPGSWLVTLDGAPQSEVDLDDPTRLAFDYVRRMGDVLDARAPLGAALRVLHVGGGGLTLPRYVAATRPRSRQVVLEPHRALVARVRAELPLPSRSGISVREVDGRAGTAAVRDGWADVLVVDAFDDARVPGSLVTQEWYAETARVLAPGGWLLANLVDRAPWEHTRRTLAAARSALPHLLLAAEPSTLKGRRAGNLLLVAARWEVPVDALRAAATRSPLPYRVLDGREVSDAVGGGRPFTDADTRPGPRDA, encoded by the coding sequence GTGAGCGAGGCCGCCGACCCGCGGCCGACCGGCGAGGTGCGGATCGAGCCCGCCGGGCGCCCGGGCAGCTGGCTCGTGACGCTCGACGGCGCCCCGCAGTCCGAGGTCGACCTGGACGACCCGACCCGGCTCGCCTTCGACTACGTCCGACGGATGGGCGACGTGCTCGACGCCCGGGCGCCCCTCGGGGCCGCGCTGCGGGTGCTGCACGTCGGCGGCGGCGGGCTGACCCTCCCTCGCTACGTCGCCGCCACCCGCCCGCGCTCGCGCCAGGTCGTGCTGGAGCCGCACCGCGCGCTCGTCGCCCGGGTGCGCGCCGAGCTCCCGCTGCCGAGCCGCAGCGGGATCTCCGTGCGCGAGGTCGACGGGCGCGCGGGCACCGCCGCGGTGCGTGACGGCTGGGCCGACGTGCTGGTCGTCGACGCCTTCGACGACGCGCGCGTGCCCGGCTCGCTGGTGACGCAGGAGTGGTACGCCGAGACCGCCCGCGTGCTCGCGCCCGGCGGGTGGCTCCTGGCGAACCTCGTCGACCGCGCTCCCTGGGAGCACACCCGCCGCACCCTGGCAGCGGCGCGCTCGGCGCTGCCGCACCTGCTGCTCGCGGCCGAGCCGTCGACGCTCAAGGGACGGCGAGCAGGCAACCTGCTGCTCGTCGCCGCTCGCTGGGAGGTGCCGGTCGACGCGCTGCGCGCTGCCGCCACCCGCTCGCCCCTGCCCTACCGGGTGCTCGACGGGCGCGAGGTCAGCGACGCCGTCGGTGGCGGCCGGCCCTTCACCGACGCCGACACGCGCCCGGGCCCCCGCGACGCGTGA